The sequence below is a genomic window from Streptosporangium lutulentum.
GGCCTGGGTCCACTCCGCGATCTCCCGCCGGGTCATGCCGTTGAGCAGGATCGCCATCGCGAGCGAGGACATCTGCTCGTCGGCCACGACACCCCTGGTGTAGGCGTCGATCACCCAGTCGATCTGCTCCCTGGACAGCTCGCGGCCGTCCCGCTTGGTGACGATGACGTCGATCGCGTCCATGGTCAAGCCCCCCGGCTCAGGTTGGTGACGACGGCCTCGGCCATGCTCATGGTCAGGCCCCCCGGCTCAGGTTGTCGGGCCCGAAGGCGTACGGCAGGATCTCCGTCATCGGCTTGGGGCCGTCGACGGTCTCCACCAGCAGTTCGGGACCGCCGAACTCGTACAGCAGCTGACGGCACCTGCCGCACGGCATGAGCAGCTCCTCGTGCCCGTCCACGCAGGTGAACGCGACCAGCCGGCCGCCGCCGGAGGCCCGGAGCGCGGACACCAGCCCGCACTCCGCGCACAGCCCGAGGCCGTAGGAGGCGTTCTCGACGTTGCAGCCGGACACGATCCGCCCGTCGTCCACCAGGGCGGCGGCGCCGACCGGGAACTTGGAGTAGGGGGCGTAGGCGTGCGCCATGACCCGTACGGCTTCCGCCTTCAGTGCCGCCCAGTTGATGTCCATCGGGCTCGATCCACTCATGGGCACGTCGCGAACGACTCGTGCCGCCTGTATGACTTCTTACGGAACTTCTCGCACACCACGGTCACTTCGCCTGTCCCCTGCGGTACGGCACGCCGTCCGCGGCGGGCATCCGGAGCCGCTGGGCGGCCAGCGACAGCACCAGCAGCGTGGTGATGTGCGGCGTGACCGAGGTGAACTCCGACGGGATGGTGTCGGTCAGCGCGAACAGGACGAACACGGCGATCGCCGCGATCCCGGTGATCAGCGCCGCCCTCGTGCGGTTCTGCTGGACGAGCTGGTAGACCGCCACGGCGGCGATGAGGATCGCCACGACCAGCAGCAGCGCGTGCACCGACTCGCCACCCCGGCGGAGCTGGAGCCCGTCGGTGTAGCCGAACAGCAGGGCACCGCCCGCCAGACCTCCCGGACGCCAGTTACCGAAGATCATGGCGGCGAGGCCGATGAAGCCACGGCCGCCCGTCTGGCCCTCGCGATAGGCGCTGGCCGCCACCTGGGACAGGAACGCGCCGCCGAGACCGGCCAGTGCGCCGGAGACGACCACCGCGACGTACTTGTAGTAGTAGACGTTGACGCCCAGCGACTCCGCCGCCGTCGGGCTCTCGCCGCAGGAGCGCAGCCGCAGGCCGAACGCCGTGCGCCAGAGCACGTAGAACGTCAGCGGGACCAGCAGGATCGCCAGGATGGTGAGAAGCGAGACGTTCGTGGTCAGGCCGCGCAGGATGCCCGCCACATCCGACAGGAGGAACCACTGTTTGGCCTCCAGCCCCTTCAGATGGTCTCCGACCCACGGCAGGCTCACGACGCCCGGTTTGGGCACCGGCGGCGACTGGGCGTCGCCGCCACCCGGCATGGTGGCGAAGGTGACCTTGGAGAGGTACTGGGTGACGCCCAGGCCCAGGATGTTGATCGCGACGCCGGAGATGATGTGGTCCACCCCGAACGTCACGGTGGCGAGCGCGTGCAGCAGGCCGCCGAGGGCGCCGCCGAGCGCGCCGACGATGACGCCCGCCCAGGGGTTGCCGAAGTGGATCGCGCCCCAGGCCCCGCCCCAGGTACCCATGATCATCATGCCCTCGAGGCCGATGTTGACCACACCGGCCCGCTCGGACCACAGGCCGCCGAGACCGGCCAGGCCGATCGGCACGGCCAGCGCGACGGCGGCGTTGATCGCTCCCGCCGAGGTGAGGTCGACGGCTCCGGTGACGGCGCGGGTGAAGGACAGCAGGAGGATCAGCCCGCCGATGGCGTACAGCAGGACCTGCCAGGTGAGCTTGAACCTCCTGGCCTTCTTCGGTTCCTCCACGGCAGGGGTCTTCGCCACGGCCAGACCGCCCTCGCTCATGCCGACGCTCCTTCAGCCTGGGTGGGAGTCGCGCTCGCCAGCTGCCTGTTCACCCGGCGTTGCCCGGCCGAGACGCGATAACGGTGAACGAGCTCGTAGGCGATGATGACCGAGAGCACGATCGTGCCCTGCATGATCTGGACGATGTCCGGGGAGATCTCGTGCAGTTGCAGGATGTTCGACGAGGTGTCGAGGAAGGCCCAGAGCAGGGCGCCGAGCGCGATGCCCACCGGGTGGTTGCGGCCGAGCAGCGCGATCGCGATGCCGATGAAGCCGAGCCCCGTGGGGAAGTCCAGGCTGTAGCTGTAGGACTCGCCGACCAGTTGCGGTATGCCGACCAGGCCCGCCACGGCGCCGGACAGCATCATCGCGATGAGGGTCATCCTCTTCACGTTGACCCCGCTGGCCACCGCGGCCGTCTCCGAGCGGCCGGTGGCCCTCAGGTCGAAGCCGAAGCGGGTCTTGTTGATCAGCACGTGGTACAGGATGCCCATGACGATCGCCAGGACGATGAGGCCGAACACCTTGGTCGTGGTGCCGGGGATGATCTCCAGGCCGGGCACCTGGCCGGACGCGCCGATCGGCTTGGTACCGATGTTGTTGCTGCCCGCGACCTCGACCGCGAGGCGGTCCTTGTTGAGGAGCCAGGCGCCGAGCGAGGTGGCGATGGCGTTCAGCATGATCGTGGAGATGACCTCGCTGACCCCCCGCCTGACCTTGAGCAGGCCGGCGATCGACGCCCATCCGGCGCCGATCACCATGGCGACGAAGATGATCAGGGCGACGTGCAGGGGGGCGGGCAGGGTGACCGCCCCGCCCACGGCCGCGGCGACGAGCACCGCGAGGCGGTACTGGCCGTCCACGCCGATGTTGAAGAGGTTCATCCTGAACCCGATCGCCACCGCCAGCGCGGACAGGTAGTAGGTCGTCGCGGAGTTCAGGGTCAGCACGATCGACCGCGGCTGCGCGCCGTAGTCGACCATGAGGAGCAGGGTGTTCAGCGGAGGGTCGCCCGTGATCAGCAGGACGATCGAGGTGATCAGTCCGGCGAACACGATGGCCAGGATCGGCGCGATCAAAACCGGGCCGCCGAGGCGGACCCGGCCGAGGAGCCTGTCGGCGAAGGTCGACGTCTCGGGGCTCATACGATCACTCCGGCCGCCACGCGCGCTGTGTGGATGTTCATGCCGCCTCTCCAGCACCCGTCATGGCTGATCCGAGCTGCTCGGGCGTCACGTTCAGCGGGTTCACGTCCGCCACGATGCGACCTCGCAGGATGACCTTCAGCGTGTCCGACAGGCCGATGAGCTCGTCGAGGTCGGCCGAGATGAGTAGTACGGCCAGGCCCGCGGCGCGGGCGGCACGAAGGTGGTCCCAGATCGCGGCCTGGGCGCCGACGTCCACGCCGCGCGTCGGGTGGGAGGCGATCAGGAACACCGGGTTCCCGCTCATCTCCCGGCCGATGATCAGCTTCTGCTGGTTTCCGCCGGACAGGGACGAGGCGTCCACGTCGATGCCCGGCGTACGGACGTCGTACTCCTCGACGATGCGCTGGGTGTCCTTGCGCGCCCCCGAGCGGTTGATCCAGAAGCCCCTGACATTGGGCCGTCTCGTCTGGTGACCGAGGATCCGGTTCTCCCAGAGCGGCGCCTCCAGCAGCAGTCCCTGCCGGTGCCGGTCCTCGGGGATGTAGCCGATCCCGGCCTCGCGGCGGCGCAGCGTCGGCCAGGCGGAGATGTCGTGCTCGCCGAGCCGGATCTCGCCGTCGGCGGCGCGCATGCCCATGATGGCCTCGACGAGCTCGGCCTGGCCGTTGCCCTCGACGCCGGCGATGCCGAGCACCTCGCCCTTGCGGATGTCGAAATCGACGGCGTCGACGATGCGGCGCCCCTCCGGCGAGTGGACGGTCAGACCGCGCACCGACAGTGCGACCACGTCGGTGACGGTGGACTCGCGGGTCTCCGGGCTGGGCAGCTCGCTGCCCACCATGAGCTCGGCGAGCTGCCTGGCCGTCACGTCCTTGGGAACCACGCTGGCCACGGTCGTGCCGCGCCGGATGACGGTGATGGCGTCGGCGACCGAGAGCACCTCGTCCAGCTTGTGGGAGATGAAGATGATCGTGAGGCCCTCGCGGACCAGCACGCGCAGGTTGGCGAAGAGCTCCTCCACCTCGTGCGGCACCAGCACGGCGGTCGGCTCGTCCAGGATGAGGATCCGGGCGCCGCGATAGAGGACCTTCAGGATCTCCACCCGCTGCCGGGCGCCGACCCCCAGGTCCTCGACCGTGGCGTCGGGGTCGATACCGAGGCCGTAGGAGTCGGAGATCTGTATGATCTTCTTCCGGGCGGCGCCGAAGTCGAGGGCGATCCCGCCCTTGCGGGGCTCGCTGCCGAGAACCACGTTCTCCAGCACCGTCAGGTTGTCGGCCAGCATGAAGTGCTGGTGGACCATCCCGATGCTCGCGGCGATCGCGTCTCCGGGAGAGCGGAAGGTCGCGGCTTTCCCGTTGACACGGATCTCGCCCTCGTCGGGACGTTGCATGCCGTACAGGATCTTCATGAGGGTGGACTTGCCCGCGCCGTTCTCGCCGACGATGGCATGCACGTGACCCTGGTTCACGGCAAGGGAGATGTCGCGGTTGGCCACGACGCCGGGGAATCGTTTGGTGATCCCCTCGAGTTCGACGGCCGGAGTCGAGGTGTTGATGACGGCCTCCTCCACACGGATGGCCTTGATTGCGGAACGTGATGGTGAAAGTAGGGCAAGAGGCCCGGGGGATTTGTCCACCGGGCCTCTTATTAGTACCAGTTCAGGAGGTCTTGTCCGGAACGGTGATCTCGCCGGAGATGATCTTCTGCTTGAACTCGTCGAGCTTGGCCTTGATGTCGTCGACCTGGCCACCGGTGGTGGAGTAGTCGACGCCGCCGGCCTTGAGGTCGTAGGACGTGGTGCCGGCCTTCACCGTGTTGTCGGCGAAGCTCTTCAGGAAGTCGAAGACCGCGACGTCGACCTTCTTGAGCATGGAGGTCATGATGACGCCCTGCAGATCGGCGGCGGCGGTCTTGGCCTGGTCGGAGTCGACGCCGATGGCCAGGCCGCCCGCGGCCTTGGCCGCCTCGAACACACCGCTGCCGGAGCCGCCCGCGGCCTGGTAGACCACGTCGGCGCCCGCGTCGAACATGCCCTCGGCCGCGGTCTTGCCCTTGGCCGGGTCGGCGAAGCCGGTGAAGTCCGGCGGCTGGCTGAGGTACTTGCTGTCGATCTTGATGTCGGCCTTGACGGCCTTGGCCCCGGCGGCGAAACCGGCCTCGAACTTGTTGATCAGCGGCACCTGCACGCCGCCGATGAAGCCCACGTGGCCGCTCTTGCTCTTCAGCGCCGCGGCGGCACCGACGAGGAAGGAGCCCTGCTGCTCGGAGAAGAGCAGGTTGGAGATGTTCGGGCCCTTGGCGGCCTCGTCGTCGACGATCGCGAACTTGATGTCCGGGAACTCGGCGGCGACCTTCGCCACCGGACCGGAGTAGGCGAAGCCGATGGCGATGATCGGGTTGTAGCCGCCGTCGGCGAGCAGACGCAGCCGCTCCTCCTTGGCCGCCTCGGTCTCGCCGTTGCCGGCTTCGAGCTCCTTGGTCTCGGTGAGGCCGAGCTCGGTCTTGGCCTTGTCCAGACCGGCGGCGGCCGCGTCGTTGAACGACTGGTCACCACGCCCGCCGATGTCGTAGGCGAGACCGACCTTCGCGCCGCCCGCGGCCGGAGCCGCGCTGCTCGCTCCGCCACTCGGCGCGGCCGACGTGGCCGGCTCCTCGCTTCCACCGCACGCGGCAGCTCCCATGAGCATGCTGCCTGCCAGTGCTGTTGCGGCCAGCCTGCCGAATCGGTTCTGAAGCAAGATGGACTCCCCTCGCGTTTATGTGCACGCGCGAAGAGACGCACGGCAACCCTGCACGGAAGATAGTTGGTCAGAGAGGGTTGACCAAACCAACGCACGAGTCCGCAACAGGTCCGTTATGCAGCTCACGCCACCTTGTGACCAGCGGAGCCATCCGCGGCCACATCTTCGCCCGAGGGTAGTCCTTTACCTGGAGGACGGGTTCTGGTCACCACCGTGACAGGTGTTACGTGTGAGAAAGTCCGATTTATGGCTAATTGTCCAGATTGAGCGCCAGGAGCGGCTCGGTGGAGGCGGCGCTGGGCCGCCTCCCCTCCCAGAGCGCGGTCAGCGCGGTCGCCGCCAGGAAGCGCACGCCGGTGCCGATCGCGGTCTCGTCCACGTCGAAAGTGCCCTGATGGATGTCGGCCAGGTGCGTCGAGCCCGGAGTGCGGGTTCCGAGCCTGCCGTACGCCCCGGGAACGGACTCCAGATACCAGCCGAAGTCCTCGCCGCCCAGGCTCTGCTCCGTCGGCGCGACGGCATCCTCCCCGAGCACACCCTCCGCGGCCTCGGTCAGCATCTGCACGCTGACCTCGTCGTTGACCACCGGCGGAACCCCGCGCACGTAGTCCATCTCGGCCTCGACGCCGTAGGCGCCCGCGACCGACTCCAGCAGCGTCTTGATCATGTCGGGAGCGGCGTGCCAGGCGGTCTCGTCCAGGCAGCGCACGGTGCCCTCGGCGATGCCGTCGTCCGGGATCGCGTTGGCGACCGAGCCCGCCTCGACCCGGCCCCAGACCAGGCTCAGCGACGAGCGCGGGTCCACCCTGCGCGACAGCGCGGCCGGCAGCTCGGTGAGGATCTTGGCGAGCGCGAAGACCAGGTCGGCGGTGAGGTGCGGCCGGGCGGTGTGCCCGCCGGGACCGCTGACCCGGATCGAGACCTTGTCGCAGGCGGAGGTGATCGGCCCGGCCTTGAGACCGACCTTGCCGACGTCCAGCCGCGGATCGCAGTGCAGGCCGAAGATCCGGTCGACCCCGCTGATACCGCCGGAGGCCATGACCTCCAGCGCCCCGCCGGGAAGCTCCTCGGCGGGCTGGAAGATCAGCCGGACCCGGCCGGGAAGCAGCCCGGCCTCCGCCTGCTGGGCGAGGAAGAGCGAGGTGCCGAGCAGGATCGTGGTGTGCACGTCGTGACCGCAGGCGTGGCACACCCCGGGGACCGTGGAGCTGTAGGCCACGTCCTTCTCGTCGGGCACGGGAAGCGCGTCGATGTCGGCCCGCAGCGCCACCGTCGGCCCGTCGCCGCTGCCGACCTCGCAGATGACCCCGGTGCCGCGAGGCAGCACCGAGGGCACGAGGCCCGCCGCGGTCAGACGCTCGACGATGCGCTGCGTCGTACGGTATTCGGCGAACGCGAGCTCTGGATGCATGTGCAGGTCACGTCGGAAATCGATCAGCTCCCGCTCGCGACCGGCGAGGAAGGTGTCGAGTTCTCCCCGCAAATTACGCCCGCGCATTACGTACCGTCCTATCCGCGCCAGCGGTCTGAATCGTCGACGCACCGTGCCACTGCCCAGGATCACGCAATCCATGAGGCAGCCTCGAAAAAAAGCGACCGCCGCACCGATGGGCCGGAGTGGGTGTCACGAGCCACGCCAGTGCGGACTGAGAACCGTCGACATGGGAGCGACAAGCCGATGGTCTTGGGGCCGCCGTCACGTTGACGATGCCATCGACTTTATCCCTCCTGCCTGGCAGCTCGCCGCCATCTACACCAAATGTTTTGTCACCCCATGCCCCTCTTCTATGCCTTCTGACCCTCTCGAACCAGAGAAGATGACCCGGATTAACTAGATCGTGGCAGTCGCCGGTGGCCACACCGGGTCATGTCACGGCGGCGGTGACAGCCTGTCACTCGATCCAAACCTGGCCGACCTGGCAATTTGCATGGCCTCAGGTACCAGTCATAGAACCCGGCGGAGTGATGTAAACAGGAGAAATGCATGTTTCACTCCGCATATGATCGCTAACATCCCATTCGGGGAGAGGCAGTCGCGATTGAGCATCTTCGAACCGATCGAGGGGACCCTGGTGGTTGTCCCCTCACTGTCGCTTCCACAAGATGAGCTGCGCAGGATCACCGCCGTCCGCTCCTACGAGGAGCGATTGCTGTTCCTCCTGCTCACCCTCAAAAAACCCGACATGGAAGTCGTCTACCTGTCCTCCACGCCGGTGGACGACGCGATCGTGGACTACTACCTGAGCTTCCTCGACGATCCCGACGAGGGCCGCACGCGCCTGCAAATGATCAGTTTGGATGATCCGCACACGCAACCGCTCAGCGAGTCGCTGCTGCGCCGTCCGGACGTCATCGCGCGGATCCGCGAGGCACTCGGCGACGCGAAGGACACCTGGATGGTGCCGTTCGTGGTCAGCGAGTACGAGGAGCGGCTCGCCGAGATCCTCGCCCTGCCGATCTACGGCCCGGCCACCGCGCTGGCCCATCTGGGCTCCAAGAGCGGCGGGCGCATGGTCGGCGAGGAGGCGGGGGTGCCGGTGGTCAGGGGCTTCTCCAGCCTGCGGTCGCTGACCGAGGTGGAGCACGCGGCCCGCGCCATGGCCCCGGCGAACAAGCTGATGGTCAAGCTCAACAACAGCTACTCGGGGCTGGGCAACGCCATCGTGATCAAGGACGACCGGCCGCTCACCGCCTGCCGTACGAGCTTCTCCGCGGAGGACGAGGACTGGACGACGTTCGCCGAGAAGATCGCCGAACGCGGAGCGGTGATCGAGGAGTTCCTCGACGACCGGCCCCTGTACTCCCCCAGCGCCCTGGCCAGGATCACCCCCGGCGGCTCCTACGACGTGGTCGCCACGCACGAACAGGTCCTCGGCGGCCCCAACGGGGACGTCTACCAGGGCTGCACCTTCCCCGCCCGGCCGGAGTACCGCGCCGAGCTGGGCGAGTGCGCCGAGCGGATCGCCCGCGTCCTCGCGAGCCGGGGCGTGGTGGGCCTGTTCGGTGTGGACTTCTTCGCCATCAAGACCGACGGCGGCTACCGGGCGCTGCTGTGCGAGATCAACCTGCGCATCGGCGGGACCACCCACCCGTTCGGCGCCGCGCTGCTCGCCACCGGCGGCACCTACGACCCGGGCACCGGCACGCTCATGTGCGGGAAGCAGTCCAAGTACTACGTGGCGACCGACAACTGCTCCGCCCCCTGCCTGCGGGGCCGCACGCCCGCGGAGGTCGTCAAGATGGTCCACGACGAGGGCCTCGGATTCGACGACGGCACCCGTACCGGGAACGTGCTGCATCTGCTCGGGGCGATCCCCGGGTTCGGGAAACTCGGCTTCACCAGCATCGGCAACTCCGAGGAAGAGGCCGCCGAACTACACCGAAGGACCATTCGGGCGCTTCGCCAGTCCGCGTAGGCCGATCACGCCCAGCACGATCGCGAGCACGATGTTGACGGCGATCAGGATGCCGTGCACCACGTAGAAGGACGTCGGGTGACCGTCTGCGAGGTTGAAGCCAAGGTTGATCCATTCGAAGATCATGAAAGCGGCAAGGCCGATCAGAAATCCGGCGATCTTTCGCGATATTTGCATGGTGTCAGTATTCCGTTGCGTGGCTGACCCCTGGTCAGGGCATGAGTCGCCGCATGCGAATCGGCACGAAGCTACCCTGAGGTCATTATGGGGATGAAACACGTCGCGCCCGTCGGGGTGCTGCTCGCGGCGACCACTTTTCTGGGCGCCCCCGCGCACGCCGGCTCGGTGGCCGCGCCCGCGGGAACCGAACCCGGGAGCGTCAAACCGGGAGGTGCCAGGAAGGAGCCGGTCGGCGGCCCCAGGCTCGGCGGGCGGGGCGTCATCGCCCCCACCGGCGTGAAGGCGCCTCCCAAGACGGCCGCGGAGTCCTACGTGGTCGCGGACGCCGACACCGGCGAGGTGCTCGCCGCCAAGGACGCCCACGGGCGCTATCTCCCGGCGAGCACCCTCAAGGCCCTGACCGCGATCACCCTCATTCCGAAGCTCGACAAGACTCGGAAGATCACACCGAGCAGGCGCGCGGTGAACGAGGAGGGCAGTGCGGTAGGCCTGGTCCCCAAGCCCCTCTACACGGTCGAGGACCTGTTC
It includes:
- a CDS encoding cytidine deaminase, with protein sequence MDINWAALKAEAVRVMAHAYAPYSKFPVGAAALVDDGRIVSGCNVENASYGLGLCAECGLVSALRASGGGRLVAFTCVDGHEELLMPCGRCRQLLYEFGGPELLVETVDGPKPMTEILPYAFGPDNLSRGA
- a CDS encoding ABC transporter permease; translated protein: MSEGGLAVAKTPAVEEPKKARRFKLTWQVLLYAIGGLILLLSFTRAVTGAVDLTSAGAINAAVALAVPIGLAGLGGLWSERAGVVNIGLEGMMIMGTWGGAWGAIHFGNPWAGVIVGALGGALGGLLHALATVTFGVDHIISGVAINILGLGVTQYLSKVTFATMPGGGDAQSPPVPKPGVVSLPWVGDHLKGLEAKQWFLLSDVAGILRGLTTNVSLLTILAILLVPLTFYVLWRTAFGLRLRSCGESPTAAESLGVNVYYYKYVAVVVSGALAGLGGAFLSQVAASAYREGQTGGRGFIGLAAMIFGNWRPGGLAGGALLFGYTDGLQLRRGGESVHALLLVVAILIAAVAVYQLVQQNRTRAALITGIAAIAVFVLFALTDTIPSEFTSVTPHITTLLVLSLAAQRLRMPAADGVPYRRGQAK
- a CDS encoding ABC transporter permease, giving the protein MSPETSTFADRLLGRVRLGGPVLIAPILAIVFAGLITSIVLLITGDPPLNTLLLMVDYGAQPRSIVLTLNSATTYYLSALAVAIGFRMNLFNIGVDGQYRLAVLVAAAVGGAVTLPAPLHVALIIFVAMVIGAGWASIAGLLKVRRGVSEVISTIMLNAIATSLGAWLLNKDRLAVEVAGSNNIGTKPIGASGQVPGLEIIPGTTTKVFGLIVLAIVMGILYHVLINKTRFGFDLRATGRSETAAVASGVNVKRMTLIAMMLSGAVAGLVGIPQLVGESYSYSLDFPTGLGFIGIAIALLGRNHPVGIALGALLWAFLDTSSNILQLHEISPDIVQIMQGTIVLSVIIAYELVHRYRVSAGQRRVNRQLASATPTQAEGASA
- a CDS encoding ABC transporter ATP-binding protein is translated as MEEAVINTSTPAVELEGITKRFPGVVANRDISLAVNQGHVHAIVGENGAGKSTLMKILYGMQRPDEGEIRVNGKAATFRSPGDAIAASIGMVHQHFMLADNLTVLENVVLGSEPRKGGIALDFGAARKKIIQISDSYGLGIDPDATVEDLGVGARQRVEILKVLYRGARILILDEPTAVLVPHEVEELFANLRVLVREGLTIIFISHKLDEVLSVADAITVIRRGTTVASVVPKDVTARQLAELMVGSELPSPETRESTVTDVVALSVRGLTVHSPEGRRIVDAVDFDIRKGEVLGIAGVEGNGQAELVEAIMGMRAADGEIRLGEHDISAWPTLRRREAGIGYIPEDRHRQGLLLEAPLWENRILGHQTRRPNVRGFWINRSGARKDTQRIVEEYDVRTPGIDVDASSLSGGNQQKLIIGREMSGNPVFLIASHPTRGVDVGAQAAIWDHLRAARAAGLAVLLISADLDELIGLSDTLKVILRGRIVADVNPLNVTPEQLGSAMTGAGEAA
- a CDS encoding BMP family lipoprotein; its protein translation is MLQNRFGRLAATALAGSMLMGAAACGGSEEPATSAAPSGGASSAAPAAGGAKVGLAYDIGGRGDQSFNDAAAAGLDKAKTELGLTETKELEAGNGETEAAKEERLRLLADGGYNPIIAIGFAYSGPVAKVAAEFPDIKFAIVDDEAAKGPNISNLLFSEQQGSFLVGAAAALKSKSGHVGFIGGVQVPLINKFEAGFAAGAKAVKADIKIDSKYLSQPPDFTGFADPAKGKTAAEGMFDAGADVVYQAAGGSGSGVFEAAKAAGGLAIGVDSDQAKTAAADLQGVIMTSMLKKVDVAVFDFLKSFADNTVKAGTTSYDLKAGGVDYSTTGGQVDDIKAKLDEFKQKIISGEITVPDKTS
- a CDS encoding M20 family metallopeptidase, whose translation is MRGRNLRGELDTFLAGRERELIDFRRDLHMHPELAFAEYRTTQRIVERLTAAGLVPSVLPRGTGVICEVGSGDGPTVALRADIDALPVPDEKDVAYSSTVPGVCHACGHDVHTTILLGTSLFLAQQAEAGLLPGRVRLIFQPAEELPGGALEVMASGGISGVDRIFGLHCDPRLDVGKVGLKAGPITSACDKVSIRVSGPGGHTARPHLTADLVFALAKILTELPAALSRRVDPRSSLSLVWGRVEAGSVANAIPDDGIAEGTVRCLDETAWHAAPDMIKTLLESVAGAYGVEAEMDYVRGVPPVVNDEVSVQMLTEAAEGVLGEDAVAPTEQSLGGEDFGWYLESVPGAYGRLGTRTPGSTHLADIHQGTFDVDETAIGTGVRFLAATALTALWEGRRPSAASTEPLLALNLDN
- a CDS encoding peptide ligase PGM1-related protein produces the protein MSIFEPIEGTLVVVPSLSLPQDELRRITAVRSYEERLLFLLLTLKKPDMEVVYLSSTPVDDAIVDYYLSFLDDPDEGRTRLQMISLDDPHTQPLSESLLRRPDVIARIREALGDAKDTWMVPFVVSEYEERLAEILALPIYGPATALAHLGSKSGGRMVGEEAGVPVVRGFSSLRSLTEVEHAARAMAPANKLMVKLNNSYSGLGNAIVIKDDRPLTACRTSFSAEDEDWTTFAEKIAERGAVIEEFLDDRPLYSPSALARITPGGSYDVVATHEQVLGGPNGDVYQGCTFPARPEYRAELGECAERIARVLASRGVVGLFGVDFFAIKTDGGYRALLCEINLRIGGTTHPFGAALLATGGTYDPGTGTLMCGKQSKYYVATDNCSAPCLRGRTPAEVVKMVHDEGLGFDDGTRTGNVLHLLGAIPGFGKLGFTSIGNSEEEAAELHRRTIRALRQSA
- a CDS encoding SCO4848 family membrane protein, with the protein product MQISRKIAGFLIGLAAFMIFEWINLGFNLADGHPTSFYVVHGILIAVNIVLAIVLGVIGLRGLAKRPNGPSV